The Toxorhynchites rutilus septentrionalis strain SRP chromosome 3, ASM2978413v1, whole genome shotgun sequence genome includes a region encoding these proteins:
- the LOC129779659 gene encoding putative ammonium transporter 2: MANDTDLPVILVDYMSVNSTVHIPAQFDVTIADAGYIVTNSLILITMQTGFALVNSGTVSARNSVNMMMKNTVDTAIGGFAFWLVGFGLAYGRSKYTNWFVGWGDFFVDVSRNDPLLGGVMTAFMYEISFSSSSSTIASGGMAERFNFRAYCFYAFLNTIVYALTAGWVWRENGFLGALGVVDIAGAGPVHMLGGVCSFAAAFYLGPRIGRYDRNSKHPPMGDAVIAFLGLFILWWAWLAFNTASAFGLSRGRWGYTIKSAVMTMLGSMGGGVVACSYSLIEHNGQAQPFQIMNGILASLVSVTGGCYLFDSWSAVITGAIGSLLCLLSMKVLDKLKIDDPLYACTVHGIGGAWGLIAIGLFAVSPAGQPTTGGRSGLLMGGGMSLMKCQLIALFTVLAWGLCATWAILWSLNKFVRVRLTPEEELLGADLAEHDVDHAMNALEKLKPLWERETKLSDGLSYRLSKTMVSTRDASSGLYKGNINTAFTDNNAIPLDRLRKTDQTNVNLTTN; the protein is encoded by the exons ATGGCGAACGACACTGACCTACCGGTGATCTTGGTCGACTACATGTCTGTAAATTCCACAGTCCATATCCCAGCACAATTCGATGTCACAATTGCAGATGCTGGTTATATTGTAACGAACTCCCTGATCCTTATAACAATGCAAACAGGATTTGCGTTGGTCAATTCGGGAACTGTGAGTGCTAGAAATAGCGTGAACATGATGATGAAAAATACGGTGGATACAGCCATTGGTGGATTCGCTTTCTGGCTGGTAGGATTCGGATTGGCTTATGGAAGGAGCAAATACACCAACTGGTTCGTGGGATGGGGAGATTTTTTCGTAGATGTCTCTAGAAATGACCCACTTCTCGGTGGTGTAATGACGGCCTTTATGTACGAAATCTCATTTTCTTCATCCTCAAGTACGATAGCCAGCGGTGGAATGGCTGAGCG attcaacttcagaGCCTATTGTTTCTACGCGTTTCTGAATACAATTGTATATGCACTGACAGCTGGTTGGGTATGGCGAGAGAACGGATTTCTTGGAGCACTTGGTGTTGTGGATATCGCTGGCGCAGGTCCGGTTCATATGTTGGGGGGCGTCTGCTCATTTGCCGCCGCTTTTTATCTTGGACCACGCATAGGAAGATACGACCGCAATAGTAAACACCCTCCAATGGGTGACGCTGTTATCGCGTTCTTGGGGCTCTTCATTTTGTGGTGGGCATGGCTTGCCTTCAACACAGCTAGTGCTTTCGGTTTAAGTCGAGGACGTTGGGGTTATACAATCAAATCGGCGGTTATGACTATGTTAGGCTCAATGGGCGGTGGAGTTGTTGCTTGTTC CTACTCACTGATTGAGCATAATGGCCAAGCTCAACCTtttcaaattatgaatggaaTTTTAGCGTCCTTAGTATCCGTAACTGGCGGCTGTTACCTATTTGATTCATGGTCTGCTGTAATCACTGGAGCTATTGGATCACTTCTTTGTCTTCTTAGTATGAAGGTGTTAGATAAACTAAAAATAGACGATCCTCTATATGCTTGCACTGTGCACGGGATTGGAGGAGCATGGG GTCTTATCGCTATTGGACTATTTGCCGTGAGTCCCGCAGGGCAGCCAACTACGGGTGGTAGATCAGGACTTTTAATGGGCGGAGGTATGAGTCTTATGAAATGTCAGCTTATTGCGCTGTTCACCGTGCTTGCATGGGGCCTGTGTGCAACTTGGGCAATATTATGGTCGCTCAATAAATTCGTGAGAGTGAGGCTGACACCCGAAGAGGAACTACTAGGTGCTGATTTGGCAGAGCACGATGTGGATCATGCAATG AATGCACTTGAAAAACTGAAGCCCTTGTGGGAAAGAGAAACTAAGCTTAGTGACGGATTGAGCTACCGGTTATCTAAGACTATGGTCTCGACGAGAGATGCTTCTTCGGGATTATACAAAGGCAATATCAACACAGCTTTTACTGATAATAATGCAATACCGTTAGATAGGCTCCGGAAAACTGATCAGACAAATGTTAACCTTACAACGAACTGA